A window of Sulfobacillus thermosulfidooxidans contains these coding sequences:
- a CDS encoding NAD(P)-dependent oxidoreductase produces the protein MTRSLSYIIDKSKKRSLTKERWILKERIGFIGLGIMGQKMARNLLRHQPINVYNRTKERATMLIQQGATWYDSPSSLAQASHIVFIMVTDDQALRDVILGDQGVLAGIQPGTLVVDHSTVSPQVTKELAEQVRQSGGSWADAPVTGGDIGADQATLTIMVGGDARDFQRVEPYLQQMGKRILHVGAVGQGQTLKLVSNMVSALNLMAAAEGLQFGLHQGLDLKDMETVMSFGSAQSYELSKVLDRLKHDDFTPGFSVANRLKDLRLAIEMAQQNQFSADLGRCALPLYQKHAERGSMNLDESSYVKRWND, from the coding sequence ATGACGCGCTCATTGTCTTATATTATCGACAAATCCAAAAAACGATCGTTAACAAAGGAGAGATGGATTCTGAAGGAGCGCATTGGTTTTATTGGACTGGGAATTATGGGCCAAAAAATGGCACGGAATTTACTGCGCCATCAACCGATTAATGTTTATAACCGGACAAAAGAACGGGCCACCATGCTTATCCAGCAAGGCGCCACATGGTACGATAGCCCAAGCTCATTGGCCCAAGCTAGCCACATCGTCTTCATCATGGTCACCGACGATCAAGCCTTACGCGATGTGATATTAGGCGATCAGGGCGTATTAGCAGGAATTCAGCCGGGAACTTTGGTCGTCGATCACTCTACCGTATCCCCTCAAGTGACCAAAGAATTGGCAGAACAGGTGCGCCAAAGCGGCGGATCATGGGCGGATGCGCCGGTCACAGGCGGTGACATCGGCGCCGACCAGGCGACTCTAACCATTATGGTAGGAGGAGATGCCAGGGACTTTCAGCGGGTTGAACCTTATTTGCAGCAAATGGGGAAGCGTATATTACACGTGGGAGCTGTCGGTCAGGGGCAGACCCTGAAATTGGTATCCAACATGGTGTCGGCATTAAACTTGATGGCGGCAGCCGAAGGATTGCAATTTGGATTGCACCAAGGTCTTGATTTAAAGGATATGGAGACCGTTATGAGTTTTGGCTCCGCACAAAGTTATGAACTGAGCAAAGTATTGGATCGCCTGAAGCATGACGACTTTACCCCGGGGTTTTCTGTGGCTAACCGTTTAAAGGATTTGCGGCTGGCTATCGAAATGGCTCAGCAAAATCAGTTTTCGGCCGACTTGGGTCGATGCGCTTTGCCTCTCTATCAAAAACATGCTGAGAGGGGATCCATGAATTTAGACGAATCTAGTTATGTTAAACGCTGGAATGATTAG
- a CDS encoding FixH family protein has protein sequence MTLTYQPSPPVALKPFYAKVNLVAANGQPLSHAKVVMHLTMTDMDMPPQTMTLKNDGSGHYSGQSVFLMAGPWKITTDIMSQGKTMKESFTVNVSN, from the coding sequence ATGACATTGACGTACCAGCCATCACCTCCCGTCGCATTAAAACCCTTTTATGCGAAGGTTAACCTGGTGGCCGCTAATGGACAGCCCTTAAGCCACGCCAAAGTCGTGATGCATTTAACCATGACGGATATGGATATGCCGCCCCAAACCATGACCTTGAAAAATGATGGTTCTGGACATTATAGTGGTCAAAGCGTGTTCTTAATGGCTGGCCCGTGGAAAATTACGACAGATATCATGTCACAAGGTAAAACCATGAAGGAGTCGTTTACCGTTAATGTCAGCAATTAA
- a CDS encoding sulfite exporter TauE/SafE family protein — protein sequence MGALLLWALGVGLLQGFLHCTGMCGPFVLAFSMSYRNQSAQAVHPPKYVIQSHLAHNLGRILSFTIMGAIFGALGHFVNTAGHATGLDAAAGIIGGGMMILWALDELKTGHGGGFMEKWSLLQWGPIKKTFRKLMTIRSPRAAFIAGLILGIHPCGLIFAMLLSAAATASPLSGALILLVFGIGTSPALLSVAIAGWYGSKRLQGRKFSYIAAGLIALSGIIFMLRGLAVNGWIPEVNPWLF from the coding sequence ATGGGTGCTTTATTGCTGTGGGCTTTAGGTGTCGGACTCTTGCAAGGTTTTCTTCACTGCACAGGTATGTGTGGACCGTTCGTCCTGGCATTTAGTATGTCATATCGTAATCAGTCAGCTCAAGCCGTGCATCCGCCCAAGTATGTCATTCAAAGCCATTTAGCCCATAATTTAGGAAGAATTTTATCCTTTACCATTATGGGAGCCATTTTTGGAGCACTGGGACATTTTGTCAACACGGCGGGACATGCAACTGGTCTAGATGCTGCCGCCGGGATTATCGGGGGCGGGATGATGATTCTTTGGGCCCTTGATGAACTGAAAACCGGCCATGGCGGCGGTTTTATGGAAAAATGGTCCCTTTTGCAGTGGGGACCGATCAAAAAAACATTCCGCAAACTCATGACAATTCGCAGCCCGCGTGCCGCTTTCATTGCAGGATTAATTTTGGGCATTCATCCCTGCGGTTTAATTTTTGCGATGCTCTTATCCGCTGCCGCCACCGCATCCCCATTGTCGGGAGCGCTCATCTTGCTGGTATTTGGCATTGGCACAAGTCCGGCTTTATTAAGCGTGGCTATTGCGGGGTGGTACGGATCCAAAAGACTGCAAGGGCGGAAGTTCTCTTATATTGCTGCAGGCTTAATTGCTCTTAGCGGCATCATCTTTATGCTCCGCGGTTTAGCGGTAAATGGTTGGATACCGGAGGTCAATCCATGGCTGTTTTAA
- a CDS encoding heavy metal translocating P-type ATPase → MAVLTCYLCEQPVVTEVPGDGHIFCCHGCRELWRLMGDEEIKELKSRPGVNWENLRESITTPTPVLPLNADPKTVTIDIDGMWCASCSILVEQVLTRMPGVLGAQIDFATSTAQVAMDASTTSSHELEQAIIKLGYDAKERETSDEELEFDRDLVLLRRFGISVVLTIFVMMFSVPVWSGYLPQFPPTLRDSLEYGLWALATPTVFFSGWPFLRGAWSSLRHGVPTMDLLISIGSLSAYGYSIYTIFSGGKYLYFDTATMFITFLLLSRNLEVGTRNRAAGVVRMLSRLSVKSAWVLKDGQEIQTDISQVHVDDQIVVRPGEKVPVDGNVIEGHSAINEAFLTGEAVPVDKKPGDIVYAGTVNSTGRLVIKALRVADDTILAQTSRFVKAAQGAQGQWRKLADRVLRIFVPSVLVFGLLTFVYWDLVAKAGTAPALLNMIAVFVIACPCALSVATPLAVLAGAQRLGGYGMLLRSDDALERASDVDMVIMDKTGTLTTGQMTLTEFWPMNPEIMQLVGSLELASEHPIAAAVTKYLEQQHVSYLPIEQFTEEPGWGIKGQVAGHEVHIGQLDGSEQLSSEMQEKLRQWQEEGRTIAKVVVDHTIQAIFSVEDQPRAHAREAISSLEQQGIQVIMATGDSEEAARVMAQKLGITRYYARQKPIDKATLVEKLESEGHHVAFVGDGINDAPALVKAHLGIAMGTGSDIAIEAGHLTLTRPNLMSLVDTLTTSKQVTRIIKQNLLWALFYNVLALPAAALGYTGPFIAAVAMLLSSAFVLANSLRILGFSPKRYILGTSVALGVGTSLALIAWLGL, encoded by the coding sequence ATGGCTGTTTTAACCTGTTATTTATGTGAGCAACCTGTTGTCACAGAAGTGCCAGGCGATGGACACATCTTTTGTTGTCATGGCTGCCGAGAATTATGGCGGTTAATGGGCGACGAAGAAATTAAAGAATTAAAAAGCCGGCCTGGGGTAAACTGGGAAAACTTACGTGAAAGTATCACCACCCCTACTCCGGTGTTGCCACTTAATGCCGATCCCAAGACGGTGACCATTGATATTGATGGGATGTGGTGTGCGTCCTGTAGTATTTTGGTCGAACAAGTTCTAACCCGTATGCCCGGGGTGTTGGGCGCTCAAATTGATTTCGCCACCAGCACCGCCCAAGTGGCGATGGATGCCTCTACCACCTCGTCTCATGAGTTAGAACAAGCTATTATCAAGCTCGGCTATGATGCTAAAGAGCGGGAAACATCTGACGAAGAATTGGAATTCGACCGCGATTTAGTCCTGCTGCGCCGATTTGGCATTTCTGTGGTGTTAACGATTTTTGTTATGATGTTTAGCGTACCGGTGTGGTCGGGCTACTTGCCCCAATTTCCTCCCACTTTGCGTGATAGCCTGGAATACGGATTGTGGGCTTTAGCGACTCCCACGGTCTTCTTTAGCGGATGGCCGTTTCTTAGGGGAGCCTGGTCCTCATTGCGTCATGGTGTGCCGACAATGGATTTGTTGATATCCATTGGGAGCCTTTCCGCCTATGGATATAGTATCTATACCATCTTCAGTGGCGGCAAGTATCTCTATTTTGATACCGCCACCATGTTTATTACCTTTTTGCTGTTAAGCCGAAACTTAGAAGTCGGCACACGCAACCGGGCTGCCGGAGTCGTCCGCATGCTTTCACGGCTTAGTGTCAAATCTGCCTGGGTTCTAAAAGACGGACAAGAAATTCAAACCGATATTTCCCAAGTCCACGTCGACGATCAGATAGTGGTACGCCCCGGAGAAAAGGTGCCCGTCGATGGGAATGTGATTGAGGGGCATTCGGCTATTAATGAAGCGTTCTTAACCGGAGAAGCCGTCCCTGTAGACAAAAAGCCAGGGGATATTGTCTATGCCGGAACCGTGAATTCCACAGGTAGACTTGTTATTAAAGCTCTTAGGGTCGCAGATGACACGATTTTGGCGCAAACGTCCCGTTTCGTTAAAGCGGCTCAAGGAGCCCAAGGACAATGGCGTAAATTAGCTGACCGCGTGTTACGCATTTTTGTCCCCTCCGTATTAGTATTTGGACTGCTCACCTTTGTCTATTGGGATTTGGTAGCCAAGGCAGGAACGGCACCCGCTCTCTTAAACATGATTGCTGTGTTTGTTATTGCCTGTCCTTGTGCATTAAGTGTGGCCACACCATTAGCCGTTCTAGCCGGCGCCCAAAGATTAGGTGGCTACGGAATGTTGTTACGGAGTGATGACGCCTTAGAGCGCGCTAGTGATGTGGATATGGTCATTATGGATAAAACCGGCACCTTAACCACCGGACAGATGACATTAACGGAGTTTTGGCCCATGAATCCCGAAATCATGCAACTTGTCGGGTCATTGGAATTGGCATCGGAACACCCCATTGCGGCCGCTGTAACTAAATACCTGGAACAACAGCATGTCAGCTATTTACCCATTGAACAATTCACCGAAGAACCGGGGTGGGGTATTAAAGGGCAAGTGGCTGGTCATGAGGTGCATATTGGACAATTGGATGGAAGCGAACAACTTTCTTCGGAGATGCAAGAAAAATTGAGGCAATGGCAAGAAGAAGGGCGTACCATTGCCAAAGTCGTTGTCGATCACACCATTCAAGCCATTTTCAGTGTAGAAGATCAGCCCCGCGCCCACGCCAGAGAAGCCATTTCATCCTTGGAACAGCAAGGTATCCAGGTTATTATGGCCACGGGCGACTCAGAAGAAGCCGCACGCGTCATGGCACAAAAATTAGGCATCACCCGCTATTATGCACGGCAAAAACCCATTGACAAGGCGACCTTAGTGGAAAAATTAGAATCAGAAGGTCATCATGTGGCGTTTGTCGGGGACGGAATTAATGATGCACCGGCCCTCGTTAAAGCCCACCTGGGTATCGCCATGGGCACGGGATCAGATATCGCTATTGAAGCCGGACACTTAACTTTGACCCGTCCCAATTTGATGAGCCTGGTTGACACATTAACCACAAGCAAACAAGTCACCCGGATAATTAAGCAAAATCTACTATGGGCATTATTTTACAATGTTCTGGCTTTACCAGCTGCGGCTTTAGGGTATACGGGTCCTTTCATCGCGGCGGTGGCCATGCTACTTTCCTCCGCATTTGTCTTGGCAAATTCTCTGCGTATTTTAGGCTTTTCACCCAAACGCTACATTTTGGGAACCAGTGTGGCGCTAGGTGTGGGAACTTCACTGGCTCTTATTGCATGGCTCGGTTTATAG
- a CDS encoding FTR1 family iron permease, with protein MLATAVIFARESLEASLIVAIIFSYLKQIHAPPNLYGQVWTGILIALTIDGFLGMVIWFTIHAYTGTSLQTILEALTYVLAAILLTGMSFWMKNQSPHLKRDLQEHVEKSLNDSKRWALVLLAGITVGREGLETTVFILALSFHTTSGAMILGALIGLGIGIYASYAIYHLGRGLPLRTFFNVFGTLLLIFASALLADGVEDFQNIHWLPGGHWILWNTGHFLSESSVLGDILHTFVGYAQSPTGLQMGVYVGFLLLTIPRYLKVSPKIPVRS; from the coding sequence GTGCTCGCCACGGCCGTGATTTTTGCCCGGGAATCTCTTGAAGCCAGTCTTATTGTTGCCATCATCTTTAGTTATTTAAAGCAAATCCATGCTCCCCCTAATCTTTATGGGCAAGTGTGGACTGGTATTCTCATCGCCTTAACTATAGACGGGTTTTTAGGTATGGTCATTTGGTTTACCATTCATGCCTACACGGGAACATCCTTACAGACCATACTTGAAGCCCTGACCTATGTTCTGGCTGCCATATTACTCACGGGCATGAGCTTTTGGATGAAAAATCAAAGTCCCCACCTCAAGCGTGACCTCCAAGAACACGTCGAAAAATCGTTAAATGATTCGAAACGCTGGGCCCTGGTATTGTTAGCAGGTATCACTGTCGGGCGGGAAGGACTTGAGACCACTGTTTTTATCCTTGCCCTCAGCTTCCACACCACATCGGGCGCCATGATATTAGGGGCGTTAATCGGTCTTGGCATTGGCATCTATGCTAGTTATGCCATTTATCATTTAGGTCGTGGATTACCGTTGAGAACCTTTTTTAACGTGTTTGGTACGTTATTATTGATTTTTGCCTCGGCATTGCTTGCGGATGGGGTCGAAGACTTTCAAAACATACATTGGTTGCCAGGTGGCCACTGGATTTTATGGAACACGGGTCACTTCCTCAGTGAATCCAGTGTCTTGGGCGACATTCTCCACACCTTCGTAGGATATGCCCAGTCTCCCACCGGATTACAAATGGGCGTCTATGTGGGATTTCTCCTTTTGACTATCCCGCGCTATCTCAAAGTCTCCCCAAAAATCCCCGTCAGAAGCTAA
- the argH gene encoding argininosuccinate lyase: MDMARSPRLQAQLDQQAAHFTASVFFDWRLLPYDVRGSIAHVTMLAEQQIVTAEAAEKIIAGLEQIRQEWETGQLTPRLEWEDVHMNVEGRLAEIIGPVSGMLHTARSRNDQVALDMHLYMLDVGEQLQWGLLDMIHALVERAAADLDVIIPGYTHMQAAQPVLLSHHWLAYKSMFVRDFERLSQWRERTNYSPLGAGALSGTPYPTNPARTAELLGLARVYDNSIDAVSDRDFLLEFLSWASLTMVHMSRLAEELVLWSSQEFGYVRISDAYSTGSSIMPQKRNPDVAELTRGKAGRVIGRLQGLLTTMKGLPLAYDSDMQEDKEAVFDVVDTMNSVLTVVSGMLRTLTVNRDRIAKRLGNDFTAATDLADMLVKSGMTFREAHHLVGHVVTALESLGKGFGDVDANWLKSVAPQVNPEWLKQLSPENLVEKRQQPMGTAPKRVKEQIAATQKWLADQGYRP, encoded by the coding sequence ATGGATATGGCTCGAAGTCCCAGACTTCAGGCTCAACTGGATCAACAAGCGGCCCATTTTACAGCGTCGGTGTTTTTTGATTGGCGGTTACTTCCCTACGATGTGAGAGGCTCTATTGCCCATGTGACGATGCTGGCGGAACAGCAGATAGTGACGGCGGAAGCGGCCGAGAAGATTATTGCGGGTCTCGAACAAATCCGTCAGGAATGGGAAACTGGTCAATTGACCCCTCGTCTCGAATGGGAAGATGTGCATATGAATGTCGAGGGACGTTTGGCCGAGATTATTGGCCCGGTGAGTGGAATGCTGCATACAGCGCGCAGCCGCAATGACCAAGTGGCTTTAGACATGCATCTTTATATGTTAGATGTTGGGGAACAATTGCAGTGGGGTTTGCTGGATATGATCCATGCCCTCGTCGAGCGTGCAGCCGCCGATTTAGATGTCATTATACCGGGTTATACGCATATGCAAGCTGCGCAGCCTGTCCTGTTGTCCCATCACTGGCTAGCGTATAAGAGTATGTTTGTGCGGGATTTTGAGCGTTTAAGCCAATGGCGGGAGCGAACCAATTATTCACCTCTAGGGGCCGGGGCCTTAAGCGGAACCCCCTATCCTACCAATCCTGCCCGGACTGCTGAATTATTAGGTCTTGCACGCGTGTATGACAATTCGATTGACGCCGTTTCAGACCGTGATTTTCTTCTTGAGTTTTTGTCTTGGGCTTCCTTGACTATGGTGCATATGAGCCGGCTAGCGGAGGAACTTGTATTGTGGTCTAGTCAAGAATTTGGTTATGTGCGCATCTCCGATGCTTATTCAACCGGATCGTCCATTATGCCGCAAAAACGGAATCCTGATGTTGCGGAATTAACCCGTGGAAAGGCGGGGCGCGTGATAGGGCGCTTGCAAGGTCTATTGACCACGATGAAAGGCTTGCCTCTCGCCTATGATTCGGATATGCAAGAAGACAAAGAAGCCGTCTTTGATGTGGTTGACACCATGAACAGTGTGCTGACCGTTGTCTCTGGGATGTTAAGAACATTGACGGTCAATCGCGATCGCATTGCCAAACGCCTCGGCAACGATTTTACGGCGGCCACAGATCTCGCCGATATGCTGGTGAAGTCGGGAATGACCTTCCGCGAAGCACATCACTTGGTTGGGCATGTCGTCACTGCCTTAGAATCTCTCGGCAAGGGCTTTGGGGATGTCGATGCAAATTGGCTGAAATCCGTTGCTCCTCAGGTTAATCCGGAGTGGCTGAAACAACTGAGTCCGGAGAACCTGGTGGAAAAACGCCAGCAACCCATGGGTACAGCGCCCAAGCGGGTCAAGGAGCAAATTGCCGCAACCCAAAAGTGGCTGGCAGATCAGGGTTACCGACCTTAA
- a CDS encoding argininosuccinate synthase — MVDGIHPHDTVVLAYSGGLDTSIIIPWLKENYGVEVVAFCADLGQGEDLNKVRDKAFASGAKAVVIKDLRQEFLTDYAFPMLKSQAIYENVYLLGTAIARPLIAKHLVEVAREYHATAVAHGATGKGNDQVRFELGVMAWAPDLKVIAPWREWHITGRNEAMAYAKEHNIPVSATPSSPYSRDQNLWHISHEGGVLEDPSVKTPPDVYTWTTDPLKAPNTPEWVRVRFEKGVPVAINGEEKDPVDLMQTLNQLGAKHGIGRVTMVENRLVGMKSRGVYETPGGTILYTAHQGLTSLTWDRETQAFAQTVALRMARLIYDGFWFSALRESLMAFVNAANDVVSGEVDVMLYKGCATVHAMTSPFSLYSEDLATFDGGQYNHHDAEGFIHLFGLPLAVRQRLLQQRGDA; from the coding sequence ATGGTTGACGGGATTCATCCTCATGACACGGTGGTTTTGGCCTACTCCGGAGGGTTAGATACCTCCATTATTATTCCCTGGCTCAAAGAAAACTATGGGGTCGAGGTGGTGGCTTTTTGTGCGGATTTAGGTCAAGGGGAAGACTTAAATAAAGTCCGGGACAAAGCGTTTGCTTCGGGCGCCAAAGCGGTTGTGATTAAAGATTTGCGACAAGAATTTTTAACGGACTATGCGTTTCCCATGCTGAAATCCCAGGCCATATACGAAAATGTCTATTTGCTTGGCACGGCCATTGCCCGGCCGTTAATTGCTAAGCACCTCGTTGAGGTAGCCAGAGAATATCACGCGACCGCGGTCGCCCATGGAGCCACGGGAAAGGGCAATGACCAAGTCCGCTTTGAATTGGGTGTCATGGCCTGGGCGCCAGATTTGAAAGTGATTGCACCATGGCGGGAATGGCACATTACCGGGCGGAATGAGGCGATGGCTTATGCCAAGGAGCATAATATTCCGGTATCGGCGACACCTTCGAGTCCCTACTCTCGTGATCAAAATCTCTGGCATATTAGCCATGAAGGTGGTGTACTGGAAGATCCCAGCGTGAAAACCCCACCCGATGTTTATACCTGGACCACTGATCCACTGAAGGCGCCAAATACCCCGGAGTGGGTGCGAGTTCGCTTTGAAAAAGGAGTCCCGGTGGCTATTAATGGTGAGGAGAAAGATCCCGTCGATTTGATGCAAACCCTTAACCAGCTAGGCGCCAAGCACGGAATAGGACGGGTCACCATGGTTGAAAACCGTCTCGTGGGGATGAAATCTCGAGGGGTCTATGAAACACCTGGAGGCACCATTCTTTACACGGCGCATCAGGGTTTAACCTCTTTGACCTGGGATCGTGAAACGCAAGCCTTTGCTCAAACTGTGGCGCTTCGCATGGCCCGGTTGATTTACGATGGCTTTTGGTTTTCGGCATTGCGGGAATCGCTGATGGCGTTTGTCAATGCGGCTAATGATGTCGTAAGCGGCGAGGTGGATGTCATGCTCTATAAGGGTTGCGCCACGGTCCATGCCATGACCTCGCCGTTCTCTTTGTATTCGGAAGATTTGGCGACTTTTGACGGGGGTCAATACAACCACCACGATGCAGAAGGGTTTATTCACCTCTTTGGCCTTCCCTTAGCGGTCAGGCAGCGTCTTTTGCAACAACGGGGTGATGCTTAA
- a CDS encoding aspartate aminotransferase family protein has protein sequence MAMTENHLMAVYARYPVTLSHGQGAEVWDIHGKHYWDFLAGIGVNALGYNHDRVAKALNQALSLTHTSNLFWHQPGIDLSNKMAEITEGYWSLWANSGTEANEAGIKLMRRYGKTVGRSAILSLSGGFHGRTMGSLSATFVPAYQDPFTPLVPGFYEVEAGNLSALEEALDRFKPCGLIVETIQGEGGVVPLPPGYLSQAAKLAQDAGTLLMVDEVQTGMGRTGDWFGFQHEGIKPDIITVAKGLGAGIPIGGMLAKEEVAQYFQPGDHGTTFGGNPLAASVALEVLDWLQSEGLEHVRQMAPKMEAKLTALQDAFPEIVSGYRGRGLMWGLVVKTPAKTLVLDALDKGLILNAPKPDVIRMLPPLIIDDRALDAFFEIMTQVFSSYITSQREGA, from the coding sequence ATGGCAATGACGGAAAATCATCTCATGGCCGTATATGCACGCTATCCCGTGACATTAAGTCATGGTCAAGGCGCTGAAGTATGGGACATTCATGGCAAACACTACTGGGACTTCTTGGCGGGAATTGGAGTCAATGCCTTAGGCTATAACCATGACCGTGTGGCTAAGGCTCTGAATCAAGCTCTAAGCCTTACGCACACCTCAAACTTGTTTTGGCACCAGCCCGGGATTGACTTAAGCAATAAAATGGCCGAGATCACTGAAGGGTACTGGTCGTTATGGGCCAATAGCGGGACGGAAGCTAATGAAGCCGGAATTAAGCTAATGCGCCGCTATGGGAAGACGGTGGGGCGCTCGGCGATTCTCAGTTTAAGTGGAGGATTTCATGGGCGTACGATGGGCTCGTTGTCGGCCACATTTGTTCCGGCCTATCAAGACCCTTTTACTCCTTTAGTGCCCGGATTTTATGAAGTCGAGGCAGGAAATCTGTCCGCATTAGAAGAAGCGCTAGACCGTTTTAAACCTTGTGGGTTGATTGTCGAAACGATTCAAGGAGAAGGAGGAGTTGTTCCTCTTCCTCCTGGATATTTATCCCAAGCCGCCAAACTCGCTCAGGATGCTGGTACGCTTTTGATGGTCGATGAAGTGCAGACGGGAATGGGACGAACCGGGGATTGGTTTGGGTTTCAGCACGAAGGCATTAAGCCGGATATCATTACGGTGGCCAAAGGGCTTGGTGCGGGGATCCCCATTGGCGGCATGTTAGCCAAAGAAGAGGTGGCCCAGTATTTTCAGCCCGGAGATCACGGGACCACATTTGGAGGTAATCCTTTGGCTGCAAGTGTGGCATTAGAAGTTTTAGACTGGCTACAAAGCGAAGGACTCGAGCATGTCCGCCAGATGGCTCCCAAAATGGAAGCTAAGCTGACAGCCTTGCAAGACGCCTTCCCCGAGATTGTCAGCGGCTACCGGGGACGAGGGCTCATGTGGGGACTGGTTGTCAAGACACCCGCCAAAACTTTGGTATTGGACGCGCTTGATAAAGGCCTGATCTTAAATGCACCGAAGCCTGATGTCATTCGCATGTTGCCGCCGCTTATTATCGATGATCGTGCACTCGATGCATTTTTTGAGATTATGACCCAGGTTTTCTCATCATATATCACATCACAACGTGAAGGAGCGTAA
- the argB gene encoding acetylglutamate kinase, with the protein MRVVIKVGGSVLSDGPGNSPWMREIQAFVAEGHHLVVVHGGGPAISESLRQTQTPVQFYQGQRITTPEVLGHVIRILRGEMNALLVHALNRQGITAIGLSGMDGAFMVARHLPPKELGYVGYISHVKTDLLERLWSLGYVPVIAPLAPNESHTEILNCNGDGVAEAVARHLGADLLVFYTDRGGLRTSPAPDASIVDHLSQDEISFWIEQGKATEGMIPKLQAAQRALQGGVKQVLIGAFYDDRDRTTHIV; encoded by the coding sequence ATGCGTGTTGTGATCAAAGTGGGAGGAAGTGTCTTAAGTGATGGGCCCGGTAACTCGCCATGGATGAGGGAAATCCAAGCTTTTGTGGCGGAAGGTCATCATCTGGTCGTTGTCCATGGAGGCGGACCCGCGATTTCCGAAAGCTTAAGACAAACTCAAACCCCGGTTCAATTTTATCAAGGGCAACGCATAACGACTCCCGAAGTTTTAGGGCATGTTATCAGGATCTTACGGGGAGAAATGAATGCTCTGCTAGTTCACGCGTTAAATCGCCAAGGTATTACAGCCATCGGACTTTCAGGAATGGATGGCGCTTTCATGGTCGCGAGGCATCTGCCTCCGAAGGAGCTTGGCTATGTGGGATATATTAGCCATGTCAAAACGGACTTGCTAGAGCGCTTATGGTCTTTAGGATACGTTCCGGTGATTGCGCCTTTGGCGCCCAATGAATCGCATACCGAAATTTTAAATTGTAACGGGGATGGGGTGGCCGAGGCTGTGGCCCGTCACTTGGGAGCAGATTTGCTGGTATTTTATACCGATCGTGGTGGACTCAGGACAAGTCCAGCTCCGGACGCCTCCATCGTGGATCATCTGAGTCAGGATGAAATTAGTTTCTGGATTGAACAAGGGAAAGCGACCGAGGGGATGATTCCGAAATTGCAAGCAGCCCAAAGAGCTTTGCAGGGGGGAGTCAAGCAGGTATTGATTGGGGCGTTTTATGATGATCGAGACCGGACAACACACATCGTCTAG